cTTTTTAAGTCAATGTCAAACACAACCTAAGTATAAGTCTCCATCGTAAAGCAAACTTTTGTTGATAAATAGCAAGCAATACAATCTCCATCTAAAGTCAAACAATGAGAAGAGGTTGAAATCTAGCTATGGGAACCTAATTAACTCCTAAACTGCTGCAAGGGCAATCACATTTCTAAGAGTACAatatagcaaaacaaaaaaaaaaattattcaagcTTCTAATTATTGACTTCTCCCATATCCTCATAATATCAGCACAGAAAGCAAATATGTTGACACATCATATGCATGGAGGGCACTTGCCATCATTCCAAGGTCCAGCCTTTTTAATTCAATGCATGGgcataaaaaaaatctgaaagtCTTAATTAATCTTGAATTGTAAtgtaattgataaaaatataaagcCAATTGGtgcaatcaagaaaaaaaataaatcagtaACAAAAGAACAGATCAAAGTACCAAGATTTAGACCACCTGAGTCAGACAggattaaattattattttttagaaataaaaataaaaaaggagaggagAAGAACCATCAgcataaattaaacaataattCAAGCTGCTAATAACATTGCAATCAAATGTAGCACCCAAAATTGGAAATATCACCTTCACAATTTTGGATATGTCAGAACCACCAGAAGCATTCCCACCTTTTGCAATTCTCCCACTTGCTCTTCCATTAACACTCCTGTTAATATCACCTAGCTTCTGCTTTGAGAAAGTATCCTGCAACTTCAGAAAATTGTCCTCTCTGAACTGTTCATTCTCATCAACCACAAGATACAATCCATTCCCACCCACGGGAAAAACATAATGTTGCAGAGGAGTTGGTCGGAAATCCGTGTAGACCACATGACATGGCTGTTTGTGAATATTACATATCCACTCAGCAAACTCAGTGGCATTCGACATTGTTGCTGAAAGAAATACCATTTTAATAGCTGGTGGCAAAAATATAATGCTCTCTTCCCAAACAACCCCTCTTTCACGATCCTTCATATAATGAATTTCATCAAAGATGACCCAAGCAACTTCCTTCAAAACCTCCGAACCCCTATAAAGCATTCCCCTCAGAATCTCAGTTGTCATGACCAAACAACTAGCATTAGGTGACAGAGTAACATCACCGGTCATCAATCCCACATCTTTAAACTCCTGACTAAGCTCTCTGTACTTCTGATTGCTCAAAGCTTTCAATGGCGAAGTATAAAGAACTCTCTGCTTCTCTCTAAAAGCCATTGCAATAGCATACTCAGCAACTGCAGTTTTACCTGCTGAAGTATGGGCTGACACCAAAACCGACTCATTCCGTTCTAAGCATGCCACAGAGACCCGCTGAAATGGGTCAAGCGTAAACGGGTATGTCTTTGCCATCTTGCCATTATACATTGGATTAGAGAGCGTTCCATGAATAGATTCAACCTTGGTTGAAGTATACCCACTTGGCACTGCAACCTCATGGATGCACGTGCGCGTCAGATTGGATTGATTTCGAAGGGATTCTTGATTGGGGGTTCTGGTCACCTCTAAATCATCAGGTTCGCTTTTTCCAGTGGGGGTAGATTGTTGAATTGGAGTTACAAGAAGCTCTGAATCTTCAGgttctctttgtctttttggAGTGGATCCTTGACTAGGGGTTTCGGTGACTGTAGATTGTTCAGTTTCAGGTTCTTTTCGTTTTCCAAGCGTCGGAGATTCTTCCATTGCAAAAATTAGACCTACTTTGGTTCTCAACTTCGCTTCAATATGGCTTAAGCTCGATCAACTAAAACCCTCAAATTATTTACCAAGGCTAGTTTCTGTACAGAAATTAGAAAATAACATATAAAGGTTcatataaaaacagaaaattttcattctttagAGGCTTCTAGACTTAAAAATTCTAATATGAAAAACCTACAACTTCTTTTAGTAATGCTAgggatactacaaattttactgcataagacttacaaactgatgtgtacaccaatcacaaaaaaacattcaaacattCATTGTTGAAGTCCACGCAATCACATTCATTGTCACAGCAGCAACTTTAACCATTTCCAACTTCTTTTAGACAACAAGTAATGCTACAAACGcaacaattttcacaacaaatgtGTTGACCATTGACAAGTTTTTACTTGTTCTCATCTGGGCCCACCactgacatcacttttttacctatCAACAACAAATTACCAACCCAacagttgtgaaattttttgtctcTAGACTTAACGTTAGGCAACACAAACAATATTTAGGGATTAATATCTaggattataaaaaatatatataacaaaaaatccATTCAAGCCCTAACTTTCAGGTCCAACAGTGCGTGCTCTTCCTTAGGaatgtttcaaaaaatcaaattttcttttacttacaTTCCAGTTGTTTCAGTAACCAAGCACCCTAGTCTGAATTCCACTTCAAAAACCAAAAGCGAAAAGAAATACATTACTTTGCTGACATTCAATGCTTTCTGCAGAAAAATCcttcctttgttttttgtttttgttttctgctaAGTAAGTAttaacttaatgaaaaaaaaaaataggaaggaACTAGATTTTTTCTAGCGTTTTCTCAGTTAACAAACACTGCTCTAAGTTCAAACCCACTTCAGTTGTAATTCATAAGCAAAATTAACACATTGagataagagaaagagagagaggaattagGGTTTTCGCGTACCTTTCTTCAATGACGAAAGCGAAATAGTTAAGGCTAGCCGTTCTTTCTGGGCAAATCATGAGAGGCTGAAAGATCAAATTGAAATTAGGGATTTAATTTCATAGTCTATAATTTTTGGGCCGAGGCccattaaatattataaattgtaCGATCCTGGATTTTGGGCTGTTGGGCTGGACCTAAATTCGGCTAATTAACACCAAGAACTAATAGGACAAAGtttgaaataataaagaataagcATAGTAGAGTAAATGTTATAGATTTGAAATATTATCataaaacaaagagagaacCTTCAGTCAGGAGCTGGCATAAAGAGCCTTCTTTATGCTACCAATAAATAAATGCCACAATATATTTCTATTGAAAACCCAATATACTCCAGCACACATAATTATAACTCAATTAGACTCAAAATCTTCAAACACGTATCAGGCCTGAAGAACAAAACAGCCCCAACGGCTAAACCCATTTCATCTCCTCCTCCCAATCTTATTTTTGCTTTGTGGGCTATATACCAAGCAACATAAAGCAAATAAAACACCcacaacagaaaacaaaaaagccaCAGAATAGGAAAGAAAGACTCAAATTTTTTCCCTTCTATTCTAGATAACACACTCATATAATACATTCATGTCAAAACAAGAACAAGTGGTCAATATATGACCAAGAATCGCCCAAAATCAAGAACCATATTGCCAAACCAGCATCGTAGGTAGAGAAACAAGCCCtgaagtaaacaaaaaaaacaatcacaaattgATAACAAATATACACCCGCATAAGAAATCTATGTTTAGAAgagaaaaatcaataactaaTCAATACCCAGATGAGAAAAAGGCAAACCCATAATGTTAACAAGAAGTATAGagccaaaagaatcaaaataatgAAGACCCATTAAGTAAGAATCAGTGAAGAATCAAGAAAAAGGGGTAAACCTTGAACGACGAGGTGGAGCTCCAGTGCGGCAATGCCAGCTCCTAACCGACATGTGCGGCAGCTTCAATGGCGGGGTGGAGGTCCGGTGGTATAAGGAGAGGAGATGGAATGGGTTTAGGCGTTGGAGCTGTTTAGTTCTTTAGGTCTGATATGTGTTTGAGATTGAGTTATAATTGCGTGTGTTGGAGTGCATTGGGTTTTCAATAGAAATATGATTCtctaaaacaaattatcaaatgttaaaaaaaaattttgttagagggagtttcaacctatagcgtccgcttctaataataactctttatcatcagatcaagacaccaatcagtttttggtataagcgggaattgaaccccagatctcttattcaactattagagaTTTTGATCAtcttattggttcaaatttgaatttactacTGAGactacttttttgccccaacaataacaaataCTAACAACCTgccatttataatttgttatgaaaatactgtggacatagcatttttctaaaaaatagatGATCAAATGGCTCTTCCTTCGCTGGGCTAAGGGGTCATTGCACACACAAATATCCATTTGATAGAGAtgatgaaaaaagagagaataagaaaaagacaaaaatacaaCTTTGGTCATCGAAATTGATTGGAAGTTAACTACAAGTTGAAAATATTGAAGAATAAATTTACTGTAACCAAAATGTGGGGATCTAATTGACATTGACGGATTGACCCaccaaaaatttatattcaaagaTTGCCAAGTGAGTGCCTCACAGGACCCTTTTGAAAGAATATGATCCTTATCTCAATTACAATAGTGAGTTAGTGACAACTACCAACAAAATTATAGTAGCGTAATAGATGTTGGTAAAATATATTGTAGTAGCGGTTGATGAAGTCTATGGTCTATTAAAGGCATGCAATTTGAAgaagagaggcagagaggcataTATATTACATACTATTGTAGAATATTTGAGAATGGAGAATATTTCAAACTTCTCTTGTAACTTTACATGGTATCAGGGCTCTACAGAGCAATGTTGGTGTgttcctttcaatttttttcccatcCTTATTATTTTCACTTCTCTTTGTCCCTGCAATGGCGTCTAATAGCTCCATGTCCTCCATTTCTACAATAACTTCTTCCTCTACCTCACCCATCGTGAAGCTCCATCATGTCATCACTATCAAATTTACCAGAGATAATTTTTTAGTTGGGAAGCTCAATAGGTCCCTTACATCCATGGTCAATATCTATTGGGCAATTTCAATGAGACTACACCGACGCCACCACCGATGATCACAGAGCGTTCTTGATCCTTTGATGAGGCTTCTGGTTGTTAGAAGATTTTAGTGAAGAACTTGTGGTAAGATTTTGGCTTTAATATCAAATTGACGTAGGACAATTTGGGAAATTTGTCTACTTGTACTTGTGGCAATACCAGTAAGTTTAGATTTAGGAAGATTTGTGGATTTTagatttagaattaaaaaaaaagagtttcaacATATGACGTTCACTCTTGatgagattaaattttttattattaaatcaagacattaattgatttttgatgtAGGCGAAGATTGAattctaaatctcttattcaattatcagaGATTTTATTAGTTGAGCTGACTGAAACCCACTAGATTTTGAACATTTTAGGAAAAAGGTTTTTGGTTCAAAATAGAAAGTATTTTATTATTGGTTGAAAAGAGAACATAAAGAAatggaaatataattttttcatatatatattttttatcaacttcatCCCCTTTCAATATATTAAgcatttcataaaaaaagaaaagaaaaaagaaaaagaatgcatTAAGCACAAGTATATGTATTATTAGTATTAGGCCCCTAGTTTGACTAATAAACTAAAACCTTATAAAAAACTAACTTGGATCCAAAGATAATGAAACCTAATATATTTAAGTTATCCTAGTAAAttctatattaattttttttttctttggttgagaATCAATTCTATATtcaattaaactataaaaacaatCTTAATTTGCAAGAATCAAATAAATTACAGATTTTCCCAGGAAATTGTCCATgactattattataaaaaaaccaaataaaaaactattttaatctTAAAAGACTCATACTTAACCTTTAAAACCATACAACTTTTACTTCAATTGAACTTTACACTTAGACCCCAtcaaacagtaatacttattagaatacacatgaaaatagtaatatcgagtttataatatattacataactAGAGTATAACTACAAAATGGTCTaacctttgtagttgtagactgAGGTTATAAATAGCGGACActagacacacacaaccaatgtggaataaatattactactttttttttttttgagtaaacaataaaatcttgaataaataaatttgcgAAATTGTAATAGATGGATTATCCATGGCAGCATCGATACTTTTGCCTCAAATATACTAGTTGCATCATAAATGATCCTAAAGTCATACTTTGGTAAATAGACTCCATTAAGCTTGAAAATCCAAAAGCATTTGCCTTTTAGTAAACACTTACCCACCCAAGCCACCCAAAGGCTCCCAATATGTTTCATAATGAAACACAGCAGCTACATTCCAATCAGAAATCTTTTTCAAGCCCAAGCCACCTTCTTTCTTGGGTAAACAAACTTATTACCATGCGTTGTGCAAAGGACCTGAGGTGTTCGTTAAATGCCACCTAAGCCTATCATGTATGCTAGTTAAACCAATCAAATCATACTTAACAGGCTATTGTAacttgtgttttgaaaacaagatttcaaaattataatagcGTGATAGATGTTGGTAAAATATATTGTAGTAGCGGTTGATGAAGTCTATGGTCTATTAAAAGCATGCAATTTGAAGAAGAGAGGTAGAGAGGCATATATATTACATGCTATTGTAGAATATTTGAGAATGGAGAATATTTCAAACTTCTCTTGTAACTTTACATGGTATCAGGGCTCTACAGAGCAATGTTGGTGTgttcctttcaatttttttcccatcCTTATTATTTTCACTTCTCTTTGTCCCTGCAATGGCGTCTAATAGCTCCATGTCCTCCATTTCTACAATAACTTCTTCCTCTACCTCACCCATCGTGAAGCTCCATCATGTCATCACTATCAAATTTACCAGAGATAATTTTTTAGTTGGGAAGCTCAATAGGTCCCTTACATCCGTGGTCAATATCTATTGGGCAATTTCAATGAGACTACACCGATGCCACCACTGATGATCACGAAGCATTCTTGATCCTTTGATGAGGCTTCTGGTTGTTAGAAGATTTTAGTGAAGAACTTGTGGTAGGATTTTGGCTTTGATATTAAATTGACGTAGGACAATTTGGGAAATTTGTCTACTTGTACTTGTGGCAATAGCAGTAAGCTTAGATTTAGGAAGATTTGTGGATTTtagatttagaatttttttttttaaagagagtttcaacttatgacgtttACTCTTGATGAGACTAagctttttattatcagatcaagacactaattgatttttgatgtAGGCGATGATTGAAttctagatctcttattcaattattagagattttactagttgagttaactgaaacccactAGATTTAGAACATTTTAGGAAAAAGGTTTTTGgttcaaaatagaaaatattttattattggtTGAAAAGAGAACATAAAGAAATGGaagtataattttttcaaatatgcCAACAATGCTATGAACAATACCcgtaagaaagaaaagaagaaagaaaggggaaaaaagtgGAGAAAAAGAACACAAAGACCAACATGCCCCAATATTTTGAGAAGTGAAGAGATAGAAAaatgggaggataaaaaatggaGAATGGATAGAAAAatgggaagagaaaaaaatattaatttctctcatttgtgtttagttgggagtggaaaagtggagaggTGTGAAAAATGAGTTTGTTCAAATTTACTCATATGtccttgttaaaaaataatacctaattaaaacaaaaaagtagcaaacaataaaaagaaaaagcgACCAcccaaatttatcaaaaaagaaaaatcatgccaaaaaaatcacttctagttaaaccaaaaaaaaaaaaaaaaacaaaacagaagcACTATCACCCCCTCCCTAAAAAAGAAGGCAACACATCCACGGCCCCAAGACAGCAAAAGCAcccagaaaaggaaaaagacttCGTAGATGTAAAAGGAGGAGGAAATGTAATTTAGTTATTGACTACAACTATTCATCTCCCCTTTATTCTTCCTAAACTGGGGAAATGCAATTTTGGTGGGCCATAGGAGAAAACATTTGAGCCCACCAATTTTTCATCATCTCATTGTCTCCAACCAAATACTcataaaattagttttctctcaacttttctctattttctatcaCTCCTGTTtcacctccaaccaaacggactctaaggttatgttgttttatttaaattagaCACAATGGTAATGCCTACTCATAAGCTAGCAAAAAAAGTTAGAAGTTTAGTTGAACCACAATATTAGTTGGAGGACAGCCTTGATAATGTGGCTCTTTTGTAATTCAGTACAGAGTCATGTgttgatttataaattttttcgatcttgattctaaaaaaaaaaaaacacttccatatatatattttttatcaacttcatCCCCTTTCAATATATTAAgcatttcataaaaaaagaaaagaaaaaagaaaaagaaaaagaatgcatTAAGCACAAGTATATGTATTATTAGTATTAGGCCCCTAGTTTGACTAATAAACTAAAACCTGATAAAAAACTAACTTGGATCCAAAGATAATGAAACCTAATATATTTAAGTTATCCTAGTAAAttctatattaattttttttttggttgagaatcaATTCTATATtcaattaaactataaaaataatcttaattTGCAAGAATCAAATAAATTACAGATTTTCCCTAGCTAGGAAATTGTCCATaactattattataaaaaaaccaaataaaaaacttattttaatcTTAAAAGACTCATACTTAACCTTTAAAACCATACAACTTTTACTTCAATTGAACTTTACACTTGGACCCCATCaaacagtaatatttattagaacacacatgaaaatagtaatatcgagtttataatatattacataactAGAGTATAACTACAAAAGGGTCTAATTTTTGTAGTTGTAGACTGGGGTTATAAATAGCGGACActagacacacacaaccaatgtgaGATAAATatccctactttttttttttttttgagtaaacaataaaatcttgaataaataaatttgcgAAATTGTAATAGATGGATTATCCATGGCAGCATCAATACTTTTGCCTCAAATACACTAGTTGCATCATAAATGATCCTAAAGTCACACATGGGAAAAAGACTCCATTAAGCTTGAAAATCCAAAAGCATTTGCCTTTTAGTAAACACTTACCCACCCGAGCCACCCAAAGGCTCCCAAATGTTTCATAATGAAACACAGCAGCTACATTCCAATCAGAAATCTTTTTCAAGCGCAAGCCACCTTCTTTCTTAGGTAAACAAACTTATTACCATGCGTTGTGCAAAGGACCTGACGTGTTCGTTAAATGCCACCTAAGCCTATCATGTATGCTAGTTAAACCAATCAAATCATACTTAAGGGGCGATTATAACtggtgttttgaaaacaagatTTCAAAAGAGTGTGTGCAACAGTGAGCGGTAACAAAATTTAACCAAATCAAAATTACCCAaattaaagaggaaaaaaaataaaaaaactagatTCCTTTCTTTGTAATGGGttcctttttttctctgttGGGTTGGCTGTACAATGTGGCAGATTACTTTAACAGTAGTGCCCTCTTCTTTGTACGCTCTCTAAACCTAAACATTAACAACAAagcaagaataaaaaaaaaaaaacaaaaaaaaacgcAACCTCTGAGCAACCATGGATGTTGCATCTTTCAGCAGGGATGCACTAGAGTGCTTTTGTCGACCAGTTCTGCAAGAGATTGATTACCTCCTTCACTACACCAAAAACATAAACGAATTCAAAGATCAAGCACGAAGACTGAATGCTGTTGTGTCGGACGTCAAACATGCAGTTGAGCAGGCagaaagaaatagagaaggAATCAAAAATGAAGTCCAAGTCTGGTTACAAAGAGCCAATAAAAAAGCCACTGAGGCTCAAAATCTTCTGGACAATGAAGTACAAGCAAACCAGAACCACAGATGCGCCTGTGCTTGCTGTTCTCCTGATTGGCTTTCACGCCACAAGTTGAGCAAGCAAGCAGTAAGTATTGGTAAAGAGATGGGTGTTATTTGTGAAGAAAAGAAGAGTTTTGAGACTGTTTCTCTGCCTGCAATTCCGGAACCTACAGCACCAGCACCAGCCGGTCATTTCATgtcgtttgaatccaccaaaaATGCTATCGAAGACATCTTGAAAGCTCTGAAAGatgacaacaacaacaccaacatCGTCGGGGTTCATGGAATGGGCGGTGTGGGCAAGACCACAATGGTAAAACAAGTTGCGGAAAAAGTCATGACTGAAGGTCACTTCCATCGTGTGGTAATGGCCACTGTGTCGCAGACTGTGAATCTCAAAAAAATTCAGAGTTCCATTGCAGACGGTCTAGAACTCCTTTTGACAAAGAAGAGTGACGAAGGGAGAGCAAAAGAACTGAGGGAAAAGATAATGGCAGATAAAAGAATCCTTGTAATTTTGGATGATGTCTGGGAATGGATTGATCTATCCAGCATTGGAATCCCAATTGGCAGTGACCTTGAGGTTTGTGAATCGAAGATCTTACTGACTACGAGACGAGAACATGTTTGCAATTCGATGGGATGCAAAGAAAATAGGATCCATCTCAATATCTTATCCCCGGAGGATTCTTGGGATCTATTCATAAAGACAGCAAACACAGTTTTTGACTCCACTGAATTTGAAGCTGTAGCTCGCGAGGTTGCAGGGGAATGTCAGGGCCTTCCCTTGGCACTAGTAACAGTGGCAAGGGCGCTGGGTGACAAAGATGAGGAAGAATGGAAAAAGGCAGCGAGGCGACTTAAAAGGTCAGTATCTCCAAACCCTGATCATCAGGAAAAAGTTACTGAATGCATTAAGTTGAGCtatgattttttgaaagatCGGGAAGCCAAGGCGTGCTTCTTGATGTGTTGTCTCTTTCCAGAAGATCACAATATCAGCAAGGAGGTTTTGGCGAGGTATGGGATGGGGCTGCGCTTGTTTCATCATGTTGACACATTGGATGAAGCTAGAGGAGATGCTGATACCTTCACCAAAAATCTCATAGACTCAGGATTGTTGTTAAAGTGCGATGAGGACGCGTTTGTAAAAATGCATGATGTTGTACGCGATACAGCTAAATTGATATCATCATCAGGAAGTGAGGAGCTTTTTATGGCACAAGCTGGTTCTGCTTTAGAAGAGTGGCCACGGCGAGACACTCAATTTGAAAGCTACACCGCACTCTCAGTTATGTTCAATGATATCAAAAGACTTCCTGATGAGCCAGTATGCCCTAAACTCCAAGCCTTGTTGTTgcaggaaaataaaaatttgggggAAATCCCAAGtggtttttttaatagaatgaATACCCTTAAGGTGTTGGATATAAGTGGGTTGCCGATATTGTCACTTCCACCATCAATTAGACTCCTAGAGAACCTTTGCACCTTATATATGGATCGTTGCAAGTCAAAAGATATTTCCATATTAGGAGGACTCAAGAAGCTGGAAATACTTAGCCTCAATAGATCTTTGATTAGTACCTTCCCAGAAGAATTAGCAGAATTGACTGAGTTAAGGATGTTGGATATGAGATCTTGTGAGTATATCCAAACTATCTCGCCGAACATAATATCAAGATTACATGGGTTGGAGGAGTTATACTTGCAAGGAAGCTTTTGCCAATGGGGTAATAGGTTGGGGGGAACCAACGAAGAAAGGAATGCAAGCCTGGAAGAGTTGATAAACTTGCCTCAACTAACAGTTTTGAATATTGACATAGAAGGTGTTAATTGCTTGCCCCTTAATGTAAACTGTAGTCCAAAGTGGGAGAAGTTTGACATATGTATAAATGCATCATTATTAAACAGGCTACTGAATGCGAGCTTGTCCATATTAAAACGGGTACGAACAAGGACCTTGTATATTGACACTACAATGAGCAACTTACCAGATTGGTTCATTAAGGCTGTGGCCGAGAAAGCAGAGATGCTTATCTATTCATGGTGCTGGAATTTCAAAAACATTCTTGTTGAATATGATAAGGGGAGGTTGTTTGGTTTGAAGTGTCT
This portion of the Castanea sativa cultivar Marrone di Chiusa Pesio chromosome 7, ASM4071231v1 genome encodes:
- the LOC142642187 gene encoding putative disease resistance protein At4g27220 gives rise to the protein MDVASFSRDALECFCRPVLQEIDYLLHYTKNINEFKDQARRLNAVVSDVKHAVEQAERNREGIKNEVQVWLQRANKKATEAQNLLDNEVQANQNHRCACACCSPDWLSRHKLSKQAVSIGKEMGVICEEKKSFETVSLPAIPEPTAPAPAGHFMSFESTKNAIEDILKALKDDNNNTNIVGVHGMGGVGKTTMVKQVAEKVMTEGHFHRVVMATVSQTVNLKKIQSSIADGLELLLTKKSDEGRAKELREKIMADKRILVILDDVWEWIDLSSIGIPIGSDLEVCESKILLTTRREHVCNSMGCKENRIHLNILSPEDSWDLFIKTANTVFDSTEFEAVAREVAGECQGLPLALVTVARALGDKDEEEWKKAARRLKRSVSPNPDHQEKVTECIKLSYDFLKDREAKACFLMCCLFPEDHNISKEVLARYGMGLRLFHHVDTLDEARGDADTFTKNLIDSGLLLKCDEDAFVKMHDVVRDTAKLISSSGSEELFMAQAGSALEEWPRRDTQFESYTALSVMFNDIKRLPDEPVCPKLQALLLQENKNLGEIPSGFFNRMNTLKVLDISGLPILSLPPSIRLLENLCTLYMDRCKSKDISILGGLKKLEILSLNRSLISTFPEELAELTELRMLDMRSCEYIQTISPNIISRLHGLEELYLQGSFCQWGNRLGGTNEERNASLEELINLPQLTVLNIDIEGVNCLPLNVNCSPKWEKFDICINASLLNRLLNASLSILKRVRTRTLYIDTTMSNLPDWFIKAVAEKAEMLIYSWCWNFKNILVEYDKGRLFGLKCLYIQESNSEQCLIPLAAEGIPNTPVFEKLLELHIHDMESVKEICVGQLPPGSFEKLKFLEVQQCSNLENSLLHSNMIQRLNNLEMLKVTGNSIKEVFGFEGLEEGRRYLERLKELRLDNLSQLASIWKGPCQFADFRNVKIVIVIKCNKLKFLFSPCMSQGLLQLEELWVEDCSDLDAIIQKDGGITLDKITLPRLKTLALQNLALLVNFYDGNSSLEFPFLEHLHVRACPNFRTSDFHSSKQVHFNNERHYNLLKKRLKEPEDMSNAVE